Proteins encoded within one genomic window of [Enterobacter] lignolyticus SCF1:
- a CDS encoding sugar kinase: MSRKIAVIGECMIELSEKGAAVNRGFGGDTLNTSVYIARQVDPAALHVDYVTALGTDSFSQQMLDAWQGERVGTELIQRMENRLPGLYYIETDDTGERTFYYWRNEAAAKFWLESEQSAAICETLATFDYLYLSGISLAILSPTSRDKLLSLLRECRANGGKVIFDNNYRPRLWASREETQQVYQQMLQCTDIAFLTLDDEDALWGEKPVDDVIARTQAAGVTEVVIKRGADACLVAIAGEAVIEVPAVKLPKEKVVDTTAAGDSFSAGYLAVRLTGGDAASAAARGHLTASTVIQYRGAIIPREAMPR; this comes from the coding sequence ATGTCCAGGAAAATTGCCGTGATCGGCGAATGCATGATTGAGCTGTCTGAAAAAGGGGCGGCGGTAAACCGTGGGTTCGGCGGAGATACACTCAACACCTCCGTGTACATCGCCCGCCAGGTCGACCCTGCCGCGCTGCACGTGGACTATGTGACCGCACTGGGCACCGACAGCTTCAGCCAGCAGATGCTTGACGCCTGGCAGGGCGAACGCGTCGGCACCGAACTGATTCAGCGTATGGAAAACCGCCTGCCGGGGCTCTACTACATCGAAACTGACGATACCGGCGAGCGCACCTTCTACTACTGGCGCAACGAAGCGGCGGCAAAATTCTGGCTGGAGAGCGAGCAGTCCGCCGCGATTTGCGAAACGCTGGCCACCTTTGACTACCTGTATCTCAGCGGAATAAGCCTCGCGATCCTCAGCCCTACCAGCCGCGACAAGCTGCTGTCCTTGCTGCGCGAATGCCGCGCCAACGGCGGCAAGGTGATTTTCGATAACAACTACCGTCCGCGCCTGTGGGCCAGCCGCGAAGAGACGCAGCAGGTGTACCAGCAGATGCTGCAGTGCACCGATATCGCCTTCCTGACGCTGGATGACGAAGATGCGCTGTGGGGAGAAAAACCGGTCGATGACGTTATTGCCCGCACCCAGGCGGCTGGCGTGACGGAAGTGGTGATTAAGCGCGGCGCCGACGCCTGCCTGGTGGCAATTGCCGGCGAAGCGGTGATTGAGGTGCCCGCAGTGAAGCTGCCGAAAGAGAAAGTGGTGGATACCACGGCGGCAGGCGACTCCTTCAGCGCCGGTTATCTGGCGGTACGCCTGACCGGCGGCGATGCCGCATCCGCCGCGGCGCGCGGCCATCTGACCGCGAGTACGGTGATTCAGTATCGCGGCGCGATTATCCCGCGCGAGGCGATGCCGCGTTAA
- a CDS encoding M16 family metallopeptidase codes for MQGTKIRLVAGGLLIMAAAGYAQAEALQPDPAWQQGTLANGLQWQVLTTPQRPSDRVEIRLQINIGALSESARQSGYSHFIPRLALTQSGSLPTMQARSLWQQGIDPQHPMPPAVVSYDFTQFNLSLPNSRNDLLKEALTWLADANGKLTITPEAVKHALGGADMVATWPLDPKEGWWRYRLKGSTMLGHDPAEPLKQPVDVEQLKAFYDKWYTPDAMTLLVVGNVDSRSVAEQINKIFGELKGKRETPAAVPALAPLPPQAVSIMTDAVRQDRLSIMWDGPWTPIRDSAALQRYWRADLAREALFWHVQQNLSKNNVKDIGIGFDCRVLYLRAQCAINVDSPTEKLENNLGLVTRELAKVRSAGLPEEEFNALIAQKDRELQKLFATYARTNTDILISQRLRALQNQVVDIAPEQYQKLRQEFLSSLTLEQLNQDLRQQLSQEMALVLQQPKGEPEYNMKDLQAIWDKLMVQSAAAAPAVSDDAHQNVTDTPPAQ; via the coding sequence ATGCAGGGCACAAAAATTCGACTCGTTGCTGGCGGTTTGCTGATTATGGCGGCGGCTGGCTACGCGCAGGCAGAAGCGCTCCAGCCAGACCCGGCATGGCAACAGGGAACACTGGCGAACGGTCTCCAGTGGCAGGTGCTGACAACGCCTCAGCGTCCCAGCGATCGTGTTGAGATCCGCCTTCAAATCAACATCGGCGCCCTGAGCGAAAGCGCGCGCCAGAGCGGCTACAGCCACTTTATTCCCCGCCTTGCGTTAACGCAGAGCGGCAGTTTACCGACCATGCAGGCGCGATCGCTGTGGCAGCAGGGGATCGACCCTCAGCACCCGATGCCGCCCGCCGTTGTCTCCTATGATTTCACCCAGTTTAACCTCAGCCTGCCGAACAGCCGCAATGACCTGCTGAAAGAGGCGCTGACCTGGCTTGCCGACGCCAACGGCAAGCTGACCATCACTCCGGAAGCGGTTAAGCATGCGCTGGGCGGCGCAGATATGGTGGCGACCTGGCCCCTGGACCCGAAAGAGGGCTGGTGGCGCTATCGTCTGAAAGGGTCGACCATGCTGGGGCACGATCCGGCGGAACCGCTGAAGCAGCCGGTCGATGTGGAGCAGCTGAAAGCGTTCTACGACAAATGGTATACCCCTGACGCCATGACGCTTCTCGTCGTGGGCAACGTCGACAGCCGCAGCGTGGCTGAGCAAATCAATAAAATCTTCGGCGAGCTGAAGGGCAAACGCGAAACGCCTGCGGCGGTGCCCGCGCTGGCGCCGCTACCACCGCAGGCCGTCAGCATCATGACCGATGCGGTGCGCCAGGACCGGCTCTCCATTATGTGGGACGGCCCGTGGACGCCAATCCGTGATTCCGCCGCGCTGCAGCGCTACTGGCGCGCCGACCTCGCGCGCGAGGCGCTGTTCTGGCACGTACAGCAGAACCTGAGCAAGAACAATGTGAAGGATATCGGCATCGGCTTTGACTGCCGCGTGCTGTACCTGCGCGCGCAGTGCGCCATCAACGTCGATTCTCCAACCGAGAAGCTGGAAAACAACCTGGGGCTGGTCACCCGCGAGCTGGCGAAGGTTCGCAGTGCGGGTCTGCCGGAAGAAGAGTTTAATGCGCTGATTGCGCAGAAGGATCGGGAGCTGCAGAAGCTGTTTGCCACCTATGCGCGCACCAATACCGATATTCTGATCAGCCAGCGTCTTCGTGCGCTGCAAAATCAGGTGGTGGATATCGCGCCGGAGCAGTACCAGAAGCTGCGCCAGGAGTTCCTCAGTTCGTTAACCCTTGAGCAGCTCAACCAGGATCTGCGCCAGCAGCTGTCGCAGGAAATGGCGCTGGTGCTGCAGCAGCCGAAAGGGGAACCGGAATATAACATGAAGGATCTGCAGGCAATCTGGGACAAGCTGATGGTGCAATCCGCCGCCGCGGCGCCCGCCGTCAGCGATGATGCGCACCAGAACGTCACGGATACGCCGCCAGCGCAGTAA